The genomic DNA CTCTAGCTGTTTGTTCAGATCACCGCGGAATTTCAGCAGCGCATCCAACCGGATATCGCGGCGCAGGTAGAAATGCGGCACGGTTTGCTTGGCCTCTGTCAGGCGCGCGGCGATCGTCTTGCGCATCCCGTCGAGTTTGATTTCCTCGTATTCACGGTCCTCATAGATCGCTGCCACACTGCTGGCGCTGGGGCCTGCGGGCATGGCGGTGGCCTGCGGTGCTTGTTCGGCTTTTGGTGCGGCAGTTTCGGCGGATTTCGCCGTGGTGCCCGGCGTTGCCGCCTCTACATCCGCCTTGACGATCCGCCCGTGCGGGCCAGAGCCCGTGATCTGGCTCAGGTCCAGCCCTTTGTCCGCCGCGATGCGCCGCGCGAGGGGGGAGGCAAAGACCCGGTCGCCGCCCTCGGTTTTGGGTGCGGCGGGGGCTGCGGCCTGTTGCGCGGGCTTCTCTGAACTCTCTGGCTTCGGCGTGTCTGCCACCTGCGGTGCATCGGGCGCGCTGGTGGTGCCGATGTCATCCGCGCTTTCGCCTTCCTCCAACAGCACGGCGATGGCGGTGTTTACTTTCACCGCTTCAGTGCCCTCGGCAATCAGAAGTTTGCCGATGGTTCCTTCGTCAACAGCTTCGAACTCCATCGTCGCCTTGTCGGTTTCAATCTCGGCCAGCAGATCACCGGAGGACACGGTGTCACCCTCCTTGACCAGCCATTTGGCGAGTGTGCCTTCTTCCATCGTGGGGCTAAGGGCGGGCATCAGAATTTCAATGGTCATGTCTCAGGCTCCTCAGCGGTAGGTCACTTTTCGCACGGTCTCGATCACCTCATCCACTGACGTCAGCGCCAGTTTCTCGAGGTTGGCGGCATAGGGCATCGGCACATCCTTGCCCGTACAGCTAAGCACCGGGGCGTCGAGGTGGTCGAAGGCGCGTTCCATGATCACCGCCGACAGATGGTTGCCGATGGCGCCCACGGGCCAGCCTTCTTCGACCGTGACGCAGCGGTTGGTTTTCATCACCGATGCCAGCACCGTGTCATAGTCGATGGGGCGCAGGGTGCGCAGGTCGATCACTTCGGCATCTATCCCCTCCTCGGCCAGCTTATCCGCTGCCTCCAGCGCATAGGTCATACCGATGCCAAA from Roseovarius pelagicus includes the following:
- a CDS encoding pyruvate dehydrogenase complex dihydrolipoamide acetyltransferase, with the translated sequence MTIEILMPALSPTMEEGTLAKWLVKEGDTVSSGDLLAEIETDKATMEFEAVDEGTIGKLLIAEGTEAVKVNTAIAVLLEEGESADDIGTTSAPDAPQVADTPKPESSEKPAQQAAAPAAPKTEGGDRVFASPLARRIAADKGLDLSQITGSGPHGRIVKADVEAATPGTTAKSAETAAPKAEQAPQATAMPAGPSASSVAAIYEDREYEEIKLDGMRKTIAARLTEAKQTVPHFYLRRDIRLDALLKFRGDLNKQLEPRGVKLSVNDFIIKACALALQAVPAANAVWAGDRVLQLKPSDVAVAVAIEGGLFTPVLKDADMKSLSALSAEMKDLATRARDRKLAPHEYQGGSFAISNLGMFGIDNFDAVINPPHGAILAVGAGVKKPVVGKDGELSVATVMSVTLSVDHRVIDGALGAELLQHIVDNLESPMVMLA